The genomic window GGCGGAAACTACGCACAAAGCGTCACAGTGTAGCGACAAGACCCATTTGCGCTGGCTGGATCGCTTTCTGAATGGTCGGATGCTGGATGAAATCAACCGCGAGTTACTGGATAGCATCATGGCTGCGCGCATGGCTGAGAATGTGAAGAACAGTTCAGTCAATCGCGTCAATGAAGTGATTCGGGCGGTGTTACGCAAGGCAAGTAACGAATGGGAGTGGCTGGATCGTGTCCCTCGCATTCGGATGCTACCTGAGCCAAAGCGGCGGGTGCGCTGGATTACCCACGATGAAGCTGACAGGCTGCTAACTGTTTTGCCAAAACATCTTGTGCCGATGGTGAAGTTCTCTCTGGAAACCGGCTTGCGGCGTGCAAACGTCACAGGCTTGCAATGGTCACAGATTGATCTTACCCGACGCACGGCATGGATACACCCGGATCAGGCCAAGGCGAGAAAGGCTATTGCAGTGCCGTTGAGTGCTGCCGCTGTCATCGTAATCCGTGAACAGATCGGCAATCACGCAACGCATGTATTCAGCTACCACGGCAATCCGATTGTGCAGGTCAACACGAAGGCATGGCGGAAAGCATTGGTTGCAGCGGGCATCGAGAACTTCCGGTGGCACGACCTGCGCCATACGTGGGCAAGCTGGCATGTGCAAGCAGGAACACCGCTGCACGTTCTGCAAGAGTTGGGCGGTTGGGAGTGCGTGGAAATGGTGAGAAAGTATGCTCACCTATCGAGCGAACACCTCACCGAGTATGTGGATCGCCTGTCCAGCTTAAAGCTAGTGGGTAACGATTCGGGGGATTTGGCTACGATTCAGCTACGCGCCAACAAATAAAAAGGGGCTACATTTCTGTAACCCCTTGAATATATGGTGCGCCGGAAGAGATTCGAACTCCTGACCCCTTGGTTCGTAGCCAAGTACTCTATCCAGCTGAGCTACCGGCGCATCGTCGCGTTGATTTGCGAAGGCGCGCATTATAGCAAACAAAAAATTTTTTTCACGCCTTTTTCGATAAATTTGAAGGAAAGGAGATGATCGACGTTCAACCCAGTTTATTTCAGTGGCTTATCCAAGCATCGGAACGCTTACAGTAATACCAGATTGTCTCGATGAATCAATTCCATCTGGTCAACGTAACCTAATATCGACTCGATGGCGCTACTTGGATGGCGGGCAATGCGACGGGATTCGGTTGCACTGTAGTTGACTAGTCCACGAGCGATGTCTCGCCCTTGTTCATCCAGCAATGCAACCACGGCTCCGCGCTCAAACTCACCTATCACCTCGGTCACACCAATCGGCAACAGGCTCTTGCCTTCGTCACGCAAAACTCGTGCTGCTCCGGCGTCGAGCTGGAGTTGCCCGCCCACTTGTAGGTGGTCGGCCAACCACTGTTTTCGTGCGGCCAAGATCAGCTGCGGCGCTTCCAGCAAGGTACCGATACTTTCACCTTGAGTTAGGCGCACCAGCACATCACGCTCATGTCCCGAGGCGATGACGGTATGAGCACCGCTGCGAGCGGCACGCTTGGCTGCCAATATTTTGGTGATCATGCCACCTCGACCTATGCTGCTGCCAGCCCCACCGGCCATCAGCTCTAGAGTAGGCTCCCCCGCCTGAGCATGCTCTACGAGGGTAGCAGATGGGT from Ferriphaselus amnicola includes these protein-coding regions:
- the proB gene encoding glutamate 5-kinase produces the protein MKTLLAHCQRLVVKVGSSLVTNQGAGLDHQALSNWARQIAALRESGHQVVLVSSGAIAEGMQRLGWKARPSAVHELQAAAAVGQMGLIQAYESCFSQLGLRAAQVLLTHADLADRERYLNARSTLLTLLELGVVPIINENDTVVTDEIKFGDNDTLGALVTNLIEADALVILTDQPGLYTADPRKDPSATLVEHAQAGEPTLELMAGGAGSSIGRGGMITKILAAKRAARSGAHTVIASGHERDVLVRLTQGESIGTLLEAPQLILAARKQWLADHLQVGGQLQLDAGAARVLRDEGKSLLPIGVTEVIGEFERGAVVALLDEQGRDIARGLVNYSATESRRIARHPSSAIESILGYVDQMELIHRDNLVLL
- a CDS encoding tyrosine-type recombinase/integrase, whose translation is MAHDGRRIQQSTGTADKAKAEEYHDKLKASMWDQARLGVKPRHTWNEAVVRYLAETTHKASQCSDKTHLRWLDRFLNGRMLDEINRELLDSIMAARMAENVKNSSVNRVNEVIRAVLRKASNEWEWLDRVPRIRMLPEPKRRVRWITHDEADRLLTVLPKHLVPMVKFSLETGLRRANVTGLQWSQIDLTRRTAWIHPDQAKARKAIAVPLSAAAVIVIREQIGNHATHVFSYHGNPIVQVNTKAWRKALVAAGIENFRWHDLRHTWASWHVQAGTPLHVLQELGGWECVEMVRKYAHLSSEHLTEYVDRLSSLKLVGNDSGDLATIQLRANK